The following coding sequences are from one Acipenser ruthenus chromosome 7, fAciRut3.2 maternal haplotype, whole genome shotgun sequence window:
- the LOC117414830 gene encoding solute carrier organic anion transporter family member 1C1-like isoform X2 encodes MFLVALSFTYFCKTLSGSYMKSSITQIERRFEIPSSVIGVIDGSFEMGNLLVLPLVSYFGAKFHRPKIIGAGCMLMSIGTLLTALPHFLMGRYNYESTISASTNSSTVSFPCSQDPGQLTELEAQQQSSRIAACEHDGGSLMWVAVLLGNMLRGVGEATIPPLGISFIDDFASPENSAFYIGCLHTIAVIGPLFGFTLGAFCARLYVDIGFVDLGSITISMKDSRWVGAWWLGFIIAGGTSLVSAFPFFFLPKTLPKEGGPEKDSTAAAEQNLLQGNQQTNATDEQPKIIDVAKGFFPALKRLLTNKIYVFYLIANIIMFNAFIILITYTPKYLEQQFGESTSKANFLIGVTSMPAVSLGIFFSGIIMKKFKLDLLGAAKVALGTAILGCLCTFPLFALTCDNAEIAGLTVSYGGTGISDLESSVSVACNSGCGCPVNQWEPVCGENGMTYVSPCFAGCNISRGSGKNTTFHDCRCIEAFPESGSGNFSAVLGQCPREEKCSRMFIYYLAFQSLSFFVFSLGSTPLYIINLRCVEPDLKSLSVGIFTMALRVLGGIPAPIYFGALIDSTCIKWGTKKCGGRGACRMYDNISFRLLFLGLILGLRLMGYVFFGFVIVQVKKKFTRDHRKASAEGEVFLKQEMKNNVLPEQKPAGLSEKEVESSA; translated from the exons ATGTTTTTGGTAGCTCTATCGTTTACATACTTTTGCAAAACATTATCTGGAAGTTACATGAAAAGCTCCATTACCCAGATAGAGAGGAGATTTGAAATTCCCAGTTCTGTTATCGGGGTTATTGATGGCAGCTTTGAAATGG gtaatTTGCTGGTGTTACCATTGGTAAGCTACTTTGGAGCAAAGTTTCACAGACCAAAAATAATCGGTGCTGGATGCATGCTGATGTCTATTGGAACATTACTCACAGCACTACCTCATTTCCTTATGGGACG CTATAACTACGAATCAACAATATCAGCTTCAACTAACTCCAGCACAGTGAGCTTCCCGTGTTCACAAGACCCAGGCCAGCTTACAGAGCTTGAGGCCCAGCAACAATCTTCCAGAATAGCGG CTTGTGAACATGATGGAGGCTCCCTGATGTGGGTTGCTGTGCTGCTGGGAAACATGTTACGAGGGGTTGGTGAAGCAACCATTCCACCGCTGGGAATTTCATTCATTGATGATTTCGCCAGCCCAGAAAACTCAGCCTTTTACATTG GGTGCCTCCATACCATTGCAGTGATTGGACCTCTTTTTGGGTTCACGCTGGGTGCATTTTGTGCAAGGCTGTATGTAGACATCGGGTTTGTTGATCTTG GAAGTATTACCATATCAATGAAGGATTCCCGGTGGGTCGGTGCTTGGTGGCTTGGCTTTATAATCGCTGGAGGAACTAGCTTGGTTTCTGCATTTCCGTTCTTTTTTCTGCCCAAAACTCTGCCCAAAGAAGGGGGTCCGGAAAAAGATTCCACCGCTGCAGCAGAACAAAATCTGTTACAAGGAAACCAGCAAACAAACGCAACAGACGAGCAGCCCAAAATCATAGACGTTGCAAAGG GTTTTTTCCCAGCTTTGAAGCGTCTGCTCACAAACAAGATCTACGTATTCTATCtaattgcaaacattataatgttcAATGCCTTCATCATTTTGATAACATATACGCCAAAATATCTTGAACAACAGTTTGGAGAATCCACATCCAAAGCAAACTTTTTAATAG GTGTTACCAGCATGCCGGCTGTTTCCTTGGGGATTTTCTTTAGCGGTATTATCATGAAGAAGTTTAAGCTAGATCTCCTGGGAGCTGCCAAGGTAGCCCTGGGTACAGCCATCCTTGGCTGTCTCTGTACCTTCCCTTTATTTGCATTAACCTGTGACAATGCTGAGATCGCTGGACTCACAGTTTCCTATGGAGG AACAGGGATTTCAGACTTGGAGAGCAGCGTGTCGGTGGCCTGTAACTCTGGCTGTGGTTGCCCAGTGAACCAGTGGGAGCCAGTGTGCGGAGAGAATGGAATGACGTATGTTTCCCCTTGCTTCGCTGGCTGTAACATATCCAGAGGAAGTGGAAAAAACACG ACATTTCATGACTGCAGATGTATTGAAGCTTTTCCCGAGTCAGGATCTGGGAATTTCTCGGCAGTTCTGGGCCAGTGCCCCAGAGAGGAGAAGTGTTCCAGAATGTTCATATATTACTTGGCGTTCCAGTCCTTGAGCTTCTTCGTGTTCTCTCTGGGAAGCACTCCGCTGTACATTATAAACCTCAG GTGTGTTGAGCCAGACCTAAAATCACTGTCGGTGGGCATCTTCACAATGGCACTCAGAGTGCTGG GTGGGATCCCAGCTCCAATTTATTTTGGAGCCCTGATTGACTCAACATGCATAAAATGGGGGACCAAGAAGTGTGGGGGTCGTGGAGCATGCAGGATGTACGACAACATCTCATTCAG GCTCCTCTTCCTTGGATTAATATTGGGCCTGCGCTTGATGGGTTACGTCTTTTTTGGGTTTGTCATCGTTCAGGTAAAAAAGAAATTCACAAGAGACCACAGAAAAGCTTCCGCTGAAGGTGAAGTCTTTTTGAAGCAGGAAATGAAAAACAACGTCCTTCCTGAGCAGAAACCTGCTGGTCTGAGTGAGAAGGAAGTGGAATCCAGTGCCTAA
- the LOC117414830 gene encoding solute carrier organic anion transporter family member 1C1-like isoform X1 translates to MTVETRAEGFSDPPSKKELPLLEDPAEAKTRKCCTPNIKMFLVALSFTYFCKTLSGSYMKSSITQIERRFEIPSSVIGVIDGSFEMGNLLVLPLVSYFGAKFHRPKIIGAGCMLMSIGTLLTALPHFLMGRYNYESTISASTNSSTVSFPCSQDPGQLTELEAQQQSSRIAACEHDGGSLMWVAVLLGNMLRGVGEATIPPLGISFIDDFASPENSAFYIGCLHTIAVIGPLFGFTLGAFCARLYVDIGFVDLGSITISMKDSRWVGAWWLGFIIAGGTSLVSAFPFFFLPKTLPKEGGPEKDSTAAAEQNLLQGNQQTNATDEQPKIIDVAKGFFPALKRLLTNKIYVFYLIANIIMFNAFIILITYTPKYLEQQFGESTSKANFLIGVTSMPAVSLGIFFSGIIMKKFKLDLLGAAKVALGTAILGCLCTFPLFALTCDNAEIAGLTVSYGGTGISDLESSVSVACNSGCGCPVNQWEPVCGENGMTYVSPCFAGCNISRGSGKNTTFHDCRCIEAFPESGSGNFSAVLGQCPREEKCSRMFIYYLAFQSLSFFVFSLGSTPLYIINLRCVEPDLKSLSVGIFTMALRVLGGIPAPIYFGALIDSTCIKWGTKKCGGRGACRMYDNISFRLLFLGLILGLRLMGYVFFGFVIVQVKKKFTRDHRKASAEGEVFLKQEMKNNVLPEQKPAGLSEKEVESSA, encoded by the exons ATGACAGTGGAGACGAGAGCAGAGGGGTTTTCTGATCCTCCTTCAAAGAAAGAACTGCCTCTTCTTGAAGATCCGGCAGaagcaaaaacaagaaaatgcTGCACTCCCAATATAAAG ATGTTTTTGGTAGCTCTATCGTTTACATACTTTTGCAAAACATTATCTGGAAGTTACATGAAAAGCTCCATTACCCAGATAGAGAGGAGATTTGAAATTCCCAGTTCTGTTATCGGGGTTATTGATGGCAGCTTTGAAATGG gtaatTTGCTGGTGTTACCATTGGTAAGCTACTTTGGAGCAAAGTTTCACAGACCAAAAATAATCGGTGCTGGATGCATGCTGATGTCTATTGGAACATTACTCACAGCACTACCTCATTTCCTTATGGGACG CTATAACTACGAATCAACAATATCAGCTTCAACTAACTCCAGCACAGTGAGCTTCCCGTGTTCACAAGACCCAGGCCAGCTTACAGAGCTTGAGGCCCAGCAACAATCTTCCAGAATAGCGG CTTGTGAACATGATGGAGGCTCCCTGATGTGGGTTGCTGTGCTGCTGGGAAACATGTTACGAGGGGTTGGTGAAGCAACCATTCCACCGCTGGGAATTTCATTCATTGATGATTTCGCCAGCCCAGAAAACTCAGCCTTTTACATTG GGTGCCTCCATACCATTGCAGTGATTGGACCTCTTTTTGGGTTCACGCTGGGTGCATTTTGTGCAAGGCTGTATGTAGACATCGGGTTTGTTGATCTTG GAAGTATTACCATATCAATGAAGGATTCCCGGTGGGTCGGTGCTTGGTGGCTTGGCTTTATAATCGCTGGAGGAACTAGCTTGGTTTCTGCATTTCCGTTCTTTTTTCTGCCCAAAACTCTGCCCAAAGAAGGGGGTCCGGAAAAAGATTCCACCGCTGCAGCAGAACAAAATCTGTTACAAGGAAACCAGCAAACAAACGCAACAGACGAGCAGCCCAAAATCATAGACGTTGCAAAGG GTTTTTTCCCAGCTTTGAAGCGTCTGCTCACAAACAAGATCTACGTATTCTATCtaattgcaaacattataatgttcAATGCCTTCATCATTTTGATAACATATACGCCAAAATATCTTGAACAACAGTTTGGAGAATCCACATCCAAAGCAAACTTTTTAATAG GTGTTACCAGCATGCCGGCTGTTTCCTTGGGGATTTTCTTTAGCGGTATTATCATGAAGAAGTTTAAGCTAGATCTCCTGGGAGCTGCCAAGGTAGCCCTGGGTACAGCCATCCTTGGCTGTCTCTGTACCTTCCCTTTATTTGCATTAACCTGTGACAATGCTGAGATCGCTGGACTCACAGTTTCCTATGGAGG AACAGGGATTTCAGACTTGGAGAGCAGCGTGTCGGTGGCCTGTAACTCTGGCTGTGGTTGCCCAGTGAACCAGTGGGAGCCAGTGTGCGGAGAGAATGGAATGACGTATGTTTCCCCTTGCTTCGCTGGCTGTAACATATCCAGAGGAAGTGGAAAAAACACG ACATTTCATGACTGCAGATGTATTGAAGCTTTTCCCGAGTCAGGATCTGGGAATTTCTCGGCAGTTCTGGGCCAGTGCCCCAGAGAGGAGAAGTGTTCCAGAATGTTCATATATTACTTGGCGTTCCAGTCCTTGAGCTTCTTCGTGTTCTCTCTGGGAAGCACTCCGCTGTACATTATAAACCTCAG GTGTGTTGAGCCAGACCTAAAATCACTGTCGGTGGGCATCTTCACAATGGCACTCAGAGTGCTGG GTGGGATCCCAGCTCCAATTTATTTTGGAGCCCTGATTGACTCAACATGCATAAAATGGGGGACCAAGAAGTGTGGGGGTCGTGGAGCATGCAGGATGTACGACAACATCTCATTCAG GCTCCTCTTCCTTGGATTAATATTGGGCCTGCGCTTGATGGGTTACGTCTTTTTTGGGTTTGTCATCGTTCAGGTAAAAAAGAAATTCACAAGAGACCACAGAAAAGCTTCCGCTGAAGGTGAAGTCTTTTTGAAGCAGGAAATGAAAAACAACGTCCTTCCTGAGCAGAAACCTGCTGGTCTGAGTGAGAAGGAAGTGGAATCCAGTGCCTAA